A stretch of Lathyrus oleraceus cultivar Zhongwan6 chromosome 6, CAAS_Psat_ZW6_1.0, whole genome shotgun sequence DNA encodes these proteins:
- the LOC127094667 gene encoding uncharacterized protein LOC127094667 codes for MSQDHRKIDSNLICNSIKSLINNDASLKVKHIIAHIRETFNYTISYKKAWISKNKAIAAIYGNWETSYNDLPQWLLVMKTFLPGTIIELETLPIFSNEGTQISGARVFHRLFWAFQPCIKGFAFCKPVVQVDGTWLYGKYRGTLLMAVAQDGNRNIFPIAFALVEGETGEAWSFFLRNLRMHVTPQPNLCLISDRHQSIKSAYNNPDNGWQHPPSSHVYCIRHIAQNFMREFKDKELRKKIINMGYALNEATYEYYRGEIRKVNIEALQWVDNIPREKWTRSFDGGKRWGHMTTNLAESMNSVLKSTRNLPITALVKSTYYQMGTLFGKRGYDWTKMLGSGKLFTENCMKGIEEEVIKSNSHTIMQFDRERSCFLVQETVHHSDGRPTTHYNVDLQNLTCECGRFQTFHVPCSHVIAACSSIRQDYSVHIADVFKVVNVFKIYEESFIGIPTEIS; via the exons ATGTCTCAAGATCATAGAAAAATTGACTCTAATCTAATATGTAACAGTATCAAGTCTCTAATCAACAATGATGCCTCACTAAAAGTGAAACACATCATCGCTCATATTCGGGAGACATTCAACTACACAATCTCTTACAAAAAGGCATGGATTTCAAAGAATAAGGCTATCGCTGCTATTTATGGAAACTGGGAGACTTCATACAACGACCTGCCGCAATGGTTGTTGGTCATGAAAACATTTCTACCAGGTACTATAATAGAACTCGAGACCCTTCCTATATTTTCAAATGAAGGGACTCAAATTAGTGGTGCTAGAGTTTTTCACCGCCTTTTTTGGGCTTTCCAACCATGCATCAAgggttttgcattctgcaaaccgGTGGTTCAAGTAGATGGCACATGGTTATATGGAAAGTACAGGGGAACTTTGTTAATGGCTGTGGCACAAGACGGAAATAGGAACATATTTCCAATAGCTTTTGCATTGGTAGAGGGTGAAACCGGAGAAGCATGGAGTTTTTTCTTGAGAAATCTTAGAATGCATGTGACACCACAACCCAACCTATGTTTGATATCAGATCGACATCAGTCAATAAAGAGTGCCTATAATAACCCGGATAATGGTTGGCAACACCCTCCCTCCTCACACgtctattgcatcagacacatAGCTCAAAATTTCATGAGGGAATTCAAAGACAAGGAACTTCGGAAAAAAATTATTAACATGG GGTATGCATTAAATGAGGCAACATATGAATACTACAGGGGAGAGATACGTAAGGTTAACATAGAAGCGTTACAATGGGTAGACAATATTCCAAGAGAAAAATGGACGAGATCATTTGATGGAGGGAAACGTTGGGGTCATATGACTACCAACCTCGCAGAATCGATGAACTCAGTTTTAAAATCCACACGCAACCTACCTATTACCGCTTTGGTAAAATCAACATATTATCAAATGGGCACACTGTTTGGGAAAAGAGGATATGATTGGACTAAAATGTTGGGTTCTGGCAAACTGTTCACTGAAAACTGCATGAAGGGAATTGAGGAGGAAGTAATCAAATCAAATAGCCACACAATCATGCAATTTGATCGTGAGAGATCCTGCTTCCTGGTCCAGGAAACTGTTCATCATAGTGACGGCAGACCGACTACCCATTACAACGTCGACCTTCAGAATCTTACGTGTGAGTGTGGAAGATTCCAAACGTTTCATGTCCCTTGCTCACATGTTATTGCAGCGTGTTCAAGCATAAGACAAGACTATTCTGTGCATATAGCTGACGTGTTCAAAGTTGTAAACGTATTTAAGATCTACGAGGAAAGTTTCATCGGGATCCCGACCGAAATAAGTTGA